Proteins encoded by one window of Lycium barbarum isolate Lr01 chromosome 11, ASM1917538v2, whole genome shotgun sequence:
- the LOC132617968 gene encoding uncharacterized WD repeat-containing protein C2A9.03-like isoform X1: MSHRQGDGADYVADEYETEELDDSDDSDGRDLYSSDSDIDDYMNNSMLDISAADVRRGKDIQGIPWESLNVMTREKYKQIRLEEYKNYQNFPQFGEISEKECKTTKNEGFYYDFRRNSRSVKSTIQHFQLRNLVYSTSKHDVYLMSHFSVIHWSSLTSTRTEVLNVSGHVAPREKHPGSLLEGFTHTQVSTLAVKDKLLVAGGFHGELICKHLDKPGVCFCSRTTCDDNAITNAIEIYNTASGVLHFIVSNNDSGVRDFDLENFQLSKHFRFPWPVNHTSVSPDGKLLIIVGDNPKGILVDSTSGTVVAPLRGHVDYSFASAWHPDGSTFATGNQDKTCRIWDIRNLSKSVTALKGNLGAIRSIQYTSDGRYMAMAEPADFIHVFDVKSGYEVEQEIDFFGEVSGVSFSPDTESLFIGVWDRTYGSLLEFGRRHNYSYLDTII; encoded by the exons ATGTCCCATCGACAAGGAGATGGTGCTGATTACGTAGCTGATGAATATGAAACAGAAGAACTAGATGATAGTGATGATTCCGATGGCAGAGACTTGTATAGCTCTGATTCCGATATAGATGACTACATG AATAATAGCATGCTAGATATTTCGGCTGCTGATGTAAGGAGAGGCAAAGACATTCAAGGGATTCCCTGGGAAAGCCTTAACGTAATGACCAGGGAAAAATATAAGCAAATAAGACTAGAGGAGTATAAGAACTACCAAAATTTTCCTCAATTTGGTGAGATATCAGAGAAG GAGTGCAAAACCACAAAGAACGAGGGTTTTTACTATGATTTCAGACGTAATTCAAGATCTGTTAAATCAACGATTCAACACTTCCAG CTGAGGAATTTGGTCTATTCAACTTCTAAGCATGATGTGTACCTTATGTCACATTTTTCTGTCATTCATTGGTCATCATTGACCTCCACGAGAACTGAAGTTCTCAACGTATCAGGGCATGTAGCGCCGCGCGAG AAACATCCTGGAAGCCTTTTAGAGGGATTTACACATACCCAAGTAAGCACCCTTGCTGTGAAAGATAAGTTGCTTGTTGCTGGTGGATTTCATGGAGAACTTATCTGCAAG CATTTAGATAAGCCTGGAGTTTGTTTTTGTTCGCGAACAACATGCGATGATAATGCCATTACCAATGCTATTGAGATTTACAACACTGCCAG TGGTGTACTTCATTTTATAGTTTCAAATAATGATTCTGGAGTAAGAGATTTCGATTTGGAGAACTTTCAACTGTCCAAGCATTTCCGTTTTCCCTGGCCGGTGAAT CATACATCAGTCAGTCCTGATGGTAAGCTTCTCATAATAGTTGGGGATAATCCTAAAGGTATATTGGTTGACTCCACGAGCGGAACG GTTGTTGCTCCTTTGCGTGGACATGTGGACTACTCATTCGCATCAGCATGGCATCCTGATGGCTCAACATTTGCAACTGGGAACCAGGATAAAACGTGCAGAATATGGGATATTCGGAACTTGTCCAAGTCTGTCACTGCTTTGAAGGGTAACCTTGGAGCTATTCGGTCAATCCAATACACGTCTGATGGCAGATACATGGCTATGGCAGAGCCTGCAGATTTTATCCATGTTTTTGATGTAAAAAGTGGTTATGAGGTGGAGCAAGAAATTGATTTCTTCGGTGAGGTATCAGGAGTGTCTTTTAGTCCCGATACAGAGTCCCTTTTCATTGGGGTGTGGGATCGTACATATGGCAGCCTCCTCGAGTTTGGACGACGCCACAACTATTCATACCTCGATACAATTATATGA
- the LOC132617968 gene encoding uncharacterized WD repeat-containing protein C2A9.03-like isoform X3, whose protein sequence is MSHRQGDGADYVADEYETEELDDSDDSDGRDLYSSDSDIDDYMLRNLVYSTSKHDVYLMSHFSVIHWSSLTSTRTEVLNVSGHVAPREKHPGSLLEGFTHTQVSTLAVKDKLLVAGGFHGELICKHLDKPGVCFCSRTTCDDNAITNAIEIYNTASGVLHFIVSNNDSGVRDFDLENFQLSKHFRFPWPVNHTSVSPDGKLLIIVGDNPKGILVDSTSGTVVAPLRGHVDYSFASAWHPDGSTFATGNQDKTCRIWDIRNLSKSVTALKGNLGAIRSIQYTSDGRYMAMAEPADFIHVFDVKSGYEVEQEIDFFGEVSGVSFSPDTESLFIGVWDRTYGSLLEFGRRHNYSYLDTII, encoded by the exons ATGTCCCATCGACAAGGAGATGGTGCTGATTACGTAGCTGATGAATATGAAACAGAAGAACTAGATGATAGTGATGATTCCGATGGCAGAGACTTGTATAGCTCTGATTCCGATATAGATGACTACATG CTGAGGAATTTGGTCTATTCAACTTCTAAGCATGATGTGTACCTTATGTCACATTTTTCTGTCATTCATTGGTCATCATTGACCTCCACGAGAACTGAAGTTCTCAACGTATCAGGGCATGTAGCGCCGCGCGAG AAACATCCTGGAAGCCTTTTAGAGGGATTTACACATACCCAAGTAAGCACCCTTGCTGTGAAAGATAAGTTGCTTGTTGCTGGTGGATTTCATGGAGAACTTATCTGCAAG CATTTAGATAAGCCTGGAGTTTGTTTTTGTTCGCGAACAACATGCGATGATAATGCCATTACCAATGCTATTGAGATTTACAACACTGCCAG TGGTGTACTTCATTTTATAGTTTCAAATAATGATTCTGGAGTAAGAGATTTCGATTTGGAGAACTTTCAACTGTCCAAGCATTTCCGTTTTCCCTGGCCGGTGAAT CATACATCAGTCAGTCCTGATGGTAAGCTTCTCATAATAGTTGGGGATAATCCTAAAGGTATATTGGTTGACTCCACGAGCGGAACG GTTGTTGCTCCTTTGCGTGGACATGTGGACTACTCATTCGCATCAGCATGGCATCCTGATGGCTCAACATTTGCAACTGGGAACCAGGATAAAACGTGCAGAATATGGGATATTCGGAACTTGTCCAAGTCTGTCACTGCTTTGAAGGGTAACCTTGGAGCTATTCGGTCAATCCAATACACGTCTGATGGCAGATACATGGCTATGGCAGAGCCTGCAGATTTTATCCATGTTTTTGATGTAAAAAGTGGTTATGAGGTGGAGCAAGAAATTGATTTCTTCGGTGAGGTATCAGGAGTGTCTTTTAGTCCCGATACAGAGTCCCTTTTCATTGGGGTGTGGGATCGTACATATGGCAGCCTCCTCGAGTTTGGACGACGCCACAACTATTCATACCTCGATACAATTATATGA
- the LOC132617969 gene encoding uncharacterized protein LOC132617969: MPRLPIFGSRNQQEREIDDVSYCAELILGKRPISRSQIEMHGTRKGSNVKKDVSSVTHVHKQKQSQTSQYRERGLMKSKPSSLQSNKVLAVTESTNNTKNFVAQNRRLGASSCKFETERKPYSRRSDCLSPVRKKRLMNVSRQGESSVGRESRPCSDKTSRKDVVFPISSVDKHSTKPKLPCLRESGTINDSSEGSNVVSFTFKSAMKQKAGIHGEVTKRKSQHSSSFDATTGRSFFKGNDETACLQKSFPLKGDILGALLEQKLKELTSEEEFAEGGAAPRKSTATILQELITALNAERQFHLDSLPLRPSRKEELCGDGDVSSRNTCMNFQGHLCMF; encoded by the exons ATGCCAAGGTTGCCCATTTTTGGCAGCAGGAATCAACAAGAGAGAGAAATAGATGATGTATCATACTGTGCAGAACTCATATTGGGCAAGAGACCTATAAGCAGAAGTCAAATAGAGATGCATGGCACCCGCAAAGGGAGCAATGTGAAGAAGGATGTATCATCTGTCACTCATGTGCATAAGCAGAAGCAAAGTCAAACATCTCAGTATAGAGAGAGAGGTCTTATGAAGTCTAAGCCAAGTAGTCTGCAGAGCAACAAAGTTTTAGCAGTTACAGAATCTACGAATAATACCAAAAATTTTGTTGCACAGAACAGAAGGTTAGGTGCATCCAGCTGCAAGTTTGAAACTGAAAGAAAACCTTATTCAAGGAGAAGTGATTGCCTCTCTCCGGTGCGGAAGAAGAGATTGATGAATGTCTCTAGACAAGGTGAGAGTTCTGTGGGAAGAGAATCAAGACCTTGTTCAGACAAAACAAGTAGAAAAGATGTTGTTTTTCCGATTTCCTCTGTTGATAAGCACTCCACTAAACCAAAGCTGCCATGTTTGCGAGAAAGTGGCACAATCAATGATAGTTCTGAGGGAAGTAATGTTGTTTCATTTACATTTAAATCTGCGATGAAGCAGAAGGCTGGCATTCATGGAGAAGTCACAAAAAGGAAGTCTCAACATAGCTCAAGTTTTGATGCTACTACAGGGAGATCCTTCTTTAAAGGAAATGATGAAACAGCATGCTTGCAGAAATCCTTTCCTTTGAAAGGGGACATTTTAGGAGCACTTTTGGAGCAAAAGCTAAAGGAATTGACTAGTGAAGAAGAGTTCGCAGAAGGGGGTGCTGCACCTAGAAAAAGCACTGCAACAATCCTTCAGGAGCTAATAACTGCTTTGAATGCAGAGAGACAATTTCATCTGGATAGTTTGCCTCTTAGACCTAGCAGAAAAGAAGAATTGTGTGGTGATGGTGATGTGTCTTCTAGAAATACTTGCATGAATTTCCAG GGTCATCTGTGCATGTTCTAG
- the LOC132617968 gene encoding uncharacterized WD repeat-containing protein C2A9.03-like isoform X2: protein MLDISAADVRRGKDIQGIPWESLNVMTREKYKQIRLEEYKNYQNFPQFGEISEKECKTTKNEGFYYDFRRNSRSVKSTIQHFQLRNLVYSTSKHDVYLMSHFSVIHWSSLTSTRTEVLNVSGHVAPREKHPGSLLEGFTHTQVSTLAVKDKLLVAGGFHGELICKHLDKPGVCFCSRTTCDDNAITNAIEIYNTASGVLHFIVSNNDSGVRDFDLENFQLSKHFRFPWPVNHTSVSPDGKLLIIVGDNPKGILVDSTSGTVVAPLRGHVDYSFASAWHPDGSTFATGNQDKTCRIWDIRNLSKSVTALKGNLGAIRSIQYTSDGRYMAMAEPADFIHVFDVKSGYEVEQEIDFFGEVSGVSFSPDTESLFIGVWDRTYGSLLEFGRRHNYSYLDTII, encoded by the exons ATGCTAGATATTTCGGCTGCTGATGTAAGGAGAGGCAAAGACATTCAAGGGATTCCCTGGGAAAGCCTTAACGTAATGACCAGGGAAAAATATAAGCAAATAAGACTAGAGGAGTATAAGAACTACCAAAATTTTCCTCAATTTGGTGAGATATCAGAGAAG GAGTGCAAAACCACAAAGAACGAGGGTTTTTACTATGATTTCAGACGTAATTCAAGATCTGTTAAATCAACGATTCAACACTTCCAG CTGAGGAATTTGGTCTATTCAACTTCTAAGCATGATGTGTACCTTATGTCACATTTTTCTGTCATTCATTGGTCATCATTGACCTCCACGAGAACTGAAGTTCTCAACGTATCAGGGCATGTAGCGCCGCGCGAG AAACATCCTGGAAGCCTTTTAGAGGGATTTACACATACCCAAGTAAGCACCCTTGCTGTGAAAGATAAGTTGCTTGTTGCTGGTGGATTTCATGGAGAACTTATCTGCAAG CATTTAGATAAGCCTGGAGTTTGTTTTTGTTCGCGAACAACATGCGATGATAATGCCATTACCAATGCTATTGAGATTTACAACACTGCCAG TGGTGTACTTCATTTTATAGTTTCAAATAATGATTCTGGAGTAAGAGATTTCGATTTGGAGAACTTTCAACTGTCCAAGCATTTCCGTTTTCCCTGGCCGGTGAAT CATACATCAGTCAGTCCTGATGGTAAGCTTCTCATAATAGTTGGGGATAATCCTAAAGGTATATTGGTTGACTCCACGAGCGGAACG GTTGTTGCTCCTTTGCGTGGACATGTGGACTACTCATTCGCATCAGCATGGCATCCTGATGGCTCAACATTTGCAACTGGGAACCAGGATAAAACGTGCAGAATATGGGATATTCGGAACTTGTCCAAGTCTGTCACTGCTTTGAAGGGTAACCTTGGAGCTATTCGGTCAATCCAATACACGTCTGATGGCAGATACATGGCTATGGCAGAGCCTGCAGATTTTATCCATGTTTTTGATGTAAAAAGTGGTTATGAGGTGGAGCAAGAAATTGATTTCTTCGGTGAGGTATCAGGAGTGTCTTTTAGTCCCGATACAGAGTCCCTTTTCATTGGGGTGTGGGATCGTACATATGGCAGCCTCCTCGAGTTTGGACGACGCCACAACTATTCATACCTCGATACAATTATATGA